The DNA sequence CGAGGGCGCCGACTACTACCTCAAGCCGATGAACTGCCCGTTCCACAACCTGATCTTCCGGGCCCGCGGCCGGTCCTACCGTGAGCTGCCGCTGCGGCTGTTCGAGTTCGGCACCGTCTACCGCTTCGAGAAGTCCGGGGTGGTGCACGGCCTGACCCGGGTCCGCGGCATGACCCAGGACGACGCGCACATCTACTGCACCCGCGAGCAGATGGGCGGCGAGCTGAAGTCGCTGCTGCGGTTCGTCCTCGACCTGCTGCGCGACTACGGCCTCGACGACTTCTACCTCGAACTGTCGACCCGCAACCCGGAGAAGTCGGTCGGCTCCGACGAGGACTGGGCCGAGGCGACCGAGGCGCTGCGCTCGGCGGCCGAGGAGTCCGGCCTCGACCTGGTGCCCGACCCGGGCGGCGCCGCCTTCTACGGGCCGAAGATCTCGGTGCAGGCCAAGGACGCGATCGGCCGCACCTGGCAGATGTCGACGATCCAGGTCGACTTCCAGTTGCCGCAGCGCTTCGACCTGGAATACCAGGCCGGCGACGGCACCCGGCAGCGGCCCATCATGATCCACCGGGCGCTGTTCGGCTCCATCGAGCGGTTCTTCGGCGTGCTCACCGAGCACTACGCCGGCGCCTTCCCGGCCTGGCTCGCCCCGGTGCAGGTGATCGGCATCCCGATCCGCGACGACCACACCGAATACCTGAACGGTTTCGTCGCCGCGCTCAAGGCCGAGGGCATCCGCGCCGAGGTCGACAGCTCCACCGACCGGATGCAGAAGAAGATCCGTACCGCCCAGCAGCAGAAGATCCCGTTCATGGCGATCGCCGGTGACGACGACGTCGCCGGCGGCACGGTGTCGTTCCGCTTCCGGGACGGGTCGCAGCGCAACGGCGTACCGCTCGCCGAGGCGGTCGCCTACGTCGTCGAGGTGGTCCGGTCCCGTACCAACGCCGGCCCGACCGCCCCGGTCGACCCGGCCGCCCCGGCCGTGCCGTGAGCGTGCCCGGCGACGAGATCGGCCCGCCCGACCTCCCGGCCGGTCCGCCCGTCGAGCCGGCGACCACCGGTACGCCGGACGGGCTGGACCGGCTCTGGACCCCGCACCGGATGACGTACATCTCCGGCCAGGACCGGCCGGAGGGCGGCTACGAGCAGCCGGCCGGGTGTCCGTTCTGCCGGGCACCCGCCCAGACCGGCGACGACAGTCTCGTCGTCGCCCGCGGCGAGTCGGTCTTCGTGGTGCTCAACCTGTACCCGTACAACCCGGGGCACCTGCTGGTCTGCCCCTACCGGCACGTCGCCGACTACACCGACCTCGATCCCGCCGAAACCGGCGAGCTGGCGGTCTACACCCAGACGGCGATGCGGGTGATCCGGCAGGTGAGCAGCGCCCACGGGTTCAACCTCGGGATGAACCAGGGCGGGGTGGCCGGCGCCGGCATCGCCGCCCACCTGCACCAGCACGTCGTGCCGAGGTGGGGCGGCGACGCCAACTTCATGCCGGTGGTCGCCCGCACCAAGGTGCTCCCGCAGTTGCTGACCGACACCCGCGACCTGCTCGCCGCCGCCTGGCCCACCACCCCGCCCCGCTGACCCCGCCCGCCTGACCCCGCCCGCCTGACCCCGCCCGCCTGACCCCGCCCGCCTGACCCCGCCCGCCCGACCCCGGCCCGGCCCGGCCCCGCGCCACGTCGATCAAGGAGAAGGTCACGCCGAAGCGTTGATCAAGGAGAAATTGCGCGACAAATGCCGCAAGAAGGGCACGCCTTCTCCTCGATCGCGCGGTGGCGGTGACCGTCGCCTTGATCGCGTGGTGGCGGCTACTGCGGACACCCGCCCCGGAGAGTTCGCCGGCCTTCGGGGCCGTAGCCGACGCGGCAGTCCCGCGAGCGCCGGACCGGCCCCGCGGGGTTCCGGCCGCCCTGCCGCCAGGTGCTCGTGGCCGCCCTCGTTGAGGTGCTCCGCCGCGATCAAGGACAAAGTGTGCCCGTTGTGCGAGGTTTGTCGCACAACTTCTCCTTGATCAACGCTCCGGCGCGACCGCGACCGCGACCGCCGCGGCGGGTCGGCCGCGGCGGGACGGCGGGTCGGCGGGTCGGCCGCGGCGGGCGGGTCAGGACGTCGGGCCGGGGTGGGCGGTGCGTAGCTCGTTGGTCAGGTGGGCCGGCACCGGCTCGTAGCGGGCGAACGCGCGCCGGAACGTACCCGCGCCCGACGTCATCGAGCGCAGCTCGACGGCGTACCGGACCAACTCGGTCGCCGGGACCTCGGCGCGCACCAGTGTGGCGCCGCCGGCGCTGTCGGGCTCGGTGCCCAGCACCCGGCCGCGCCGGCCCGACATGTCGCTCATCACCGACCCGACGTAGCCGTCCGGCACCCGGACCGTCACGTCGTCGACCGGTTCCAGCAGGCTGACCTGCCCCTTCTCGGCGGCCTCCCGCAGGGCCAGCGCGCCGGCGGCCTGGAACGCCGCGTCGGACGAGTCGACGCTGTGCGCCTTGCCGTCGACCAGGGTCACCCGTACGTCGACCACCGGGTGGCCGCTGAGCAGGCCGCGTTCGAGCTGGGCGCGGACGCCCTTCTCCACCGACGGGATGTAGTTGTGCGGCACCGCGCCGCCGACGACGCGTTCGTGGAACTCGAAGCCGGCACCGGTCGGCAGCGGCTCGACCTCGATGTCGCAGACCGCGTACTGGCCGTGGCCGCCGGACTGCTTGACGTGCCGGCCGTGGCCCTTCGAGGCGGCGGCGAACGTCTCGCGCAGCGCGACCCGGACCGGTTCGGTGTCCAGCTCGACCCCGCCGGCACGCAGCCGGTCGAGGACGACGTCGGCGTGCGCCTCGCCCATGCACCACAGCACCAGCTGGTGCGTCTCGGGATTGCGTTCCAGTCGCATCGTCGGGTCGCCGGTGACCAGCCGGGCCAGGTTGCGGGCCAGCGCGTCCTCGTCGGACCGGGACCGGGCCACGACCGCGACCGGCAGCTGCGGTTCGGGCATCTCCCACGGGGCGATCAGCAGCGGCTCGTCGCGGGCGGAGACGGTGTCGCCGGTCTCGGCGCTGCCCGACTTGGTGATCGCGCAGATGTCGCCGGCGACGCAGTACGGCACCTCACGCAGGGTGGCGCCGAGTGGTGAGTAGATGTGCGCGACGCGCTCGTCGGCGTCGTGGTCGGGATGGCCCCGGTCGGCCAGGCCGTGCCCGGAGACGTGCACGATCTGCTCGGGGCGCAGCGTGCCGGAGAAGACCCGGACCAGCGACACCCGGCCGACGTGCCGGTCGATCGCGGTACGGACCACCTCGGCGACCAGCGGCCCGTCGGGGTCGCAGGTCAGCGGCGGCCGGGGGAGCCGTCGGTCCCGGTCACCACCGGCAGGTCGTGCTCGAGCGGGGTCGGGAACGCCGCGGTGAGCAGTTCGAGCAGTACGTCGAGCCCGACGCCGGTCGGGGCACAGACCGGTACGACCGGGTAGAAGTGGCCGCGGGCGACCGCCTTCTCCAGGTCTTCGACGAGGATGCCGGACTCGATCGTCTCACCGCCGAGGTAGCGGTCCATCAGGGTCTCGTCCTCGCTCTCGGCGATGATCCCCTCGATGAGTTCGGCGCGGGCCTCGGCGATGGCCGGCAGGTGTTCGGGGTCGGGTTCGCGCACGTCCGCGGGGTGCCCCCGCGTGTAGTCGAAGACCCGCTGGCTGATCAGCCCCATCAATCCGACGGTGGAGACGCCGTCGTCGCCGAGCATCGGCAGGTAGAGCGGCAGCACGTTGTCGCCGAACACCCGCTGGCACAGGGCGACGGTCTCGTCGAAGTCGGCGCGGGCGTGGTCGAGCCGGGTGACGGCCACGGCGCGGGGCATGCCGACGGCGGCGCACTCCTCCCACAGGGTGGCGGTGGCGGCGTCCATGCCGTCGACGGCCGACACCACGAACAGCGCGGCGTCGGCGGCCCGCAGCCCGGCCCGCAGTTCGCCGACGAAGTCCGCGTATCCGGGCGTGTCGAGCAGGTTCACCTTGACGCCGTCGTGGGTGATCGGGGCGCAGGCGAGGGTGACGGAGCGCTGCTGCCGTACGGCGGCGGGGTCGTGGTCGCAGACCGTGGTGCCGTCGACGACGGTGCCGGCCCGGCCGATCGTGCCGGTCGCCGTGAGCAGCGCCTCGACCAGGGTGGTCTTTCCCGCCCCGGAATGGCCGACCAGCACCACGTTTCGTATCCTGCCGGGTTCGTCGACCACCGGCGCGTCGCCGGTGCCTGTCTTGTCGTGGTTCTTCTGCGCCATCGGCGCACCTCCCGGGACGTGGTGGATGCAGGACGCATTCTGATCCCACACCCGCGACGGGGTGTAATCAACCCCGACGCGCGAAGTAGGCGCCCCCGTCCGTACCACGGCGCAACCGCGGACCGTTACTGTGAGACCGCCATGGCGAAGATCTTCCAAGTGACCGCGCGTGCGGGCATGACCCGTGTCATCGAACCGATCGCCCGCACCCTGCTGCGGTGGGGGGTGACCCCGAATGCGGTGACGGTGACCGGGACGGCCGGTGTGCTGGTCGGCGCGCTCGGGTTCGGGGCCCGCGGCCACCTGGTGGCCGGTGCCCTGATCGTCACCGTCTTCGCGTTGACCGACCTGCTCGACGGCACGATGGCCCGGATGCGCGGCGGGTCGACCAGGTTCGGGGCGTTCCTCGACTCGAGCATGGACCGGGTCGCCGACGGCGCCGTCTTCGGCGCGGTCGCGTACTGGCTGGCCACGCAGAACGACCACTGGGGCGTGGTGGCGGCGCTGATCTGCCTGGTCGGCGGCGGGCTGGTGTCGTACGTCAAGGCCCGCGCCGAGGGGCTCGGTCTGACCGCGAACGTCGGGATCGCCGAACGTACCGAGCGTCTGATCATCGTCGGGATCGGCGGCCTGCTCAGCGGGCTCGTCGTGCCGTGGGGACTGACCGCCGCGCTGTGGTTCCTCGCCGCGCTGTCGCTGTTCACCGCCGGCCAGCGGATCGTGCACGTGTACCGGCAGGCCCGGCTGGCCGACGAGGGCGCGGACGTGAGCGGGTGAACCTCGTCGAGTTCGGTTACGCGGCCGGCTGGCGCCTGGTGCGGATGATGCCCGGGCCGGTCGCGGCCCGGCTGTTCCGGGCCGGCGCGGACCGGGCCCACCGCAAGGGGGCCGGGGGGCGGCCCGGTTGAAGGCCAACCTTCGCCGGGTGGTCGGCCCGGCGGTGCCGGAGGCGGAACTGGACGAACTGGTCCGTGCCGGGCTGCGGTCGTACGCCCGCTACTGGGTGGAGATGTTCCGTCTGCCGTCGCTGTCGCGGGAGGCGGTGCTGGCCGGGTTCCGGCTCGACGGCGAGGAGATGCTCGCCGCCGACGTGGCGGCCGGGCGGGGTGCCGTGGTGGCGCTGCCGCACGCCGGCAACTGGGACCTGGCCGGGGCCTGGGTCGCCGCGAAGGGCTGGCCGATGACGACCGTGATGGAGCGGCTCAAACCCGAGGGGTCTTCGCGCGTTTCGTCGCCTTCCGACAGGGGATCGGGATGGGGATCATCCCGCTCACCGGCGGCCAGAAGCCGCCGTTCGGCATCCTCGAGGAGAAGATCGGGCAGGGACACGTGGTGCCGCTGCTGGCCGACCGGGACATGTCGGCACGCGGCGTCGAGGTCGACTTCTTCGGGGGCGTACCCGGATGCCGGCCGGGCCGGCGCTGCTGGCCCTGCGGACCGGGGCACCGCTGTACGTGGCGTCGATGTGGTTCGAGGACGGCATCGCGCGGGCGGCGCTCGACGGCCCGCTGGCGGTCCCTGATCCGGAGAGCGCGCCGCTCGACGAGCGGGTACGGGCGCTGACCCAGCGGGTCGCCGACCATCTGGCGGCCGGCATCGCCCGGCACCCGGAAGACTGGCACATGTTGCAACGGATGTGGCTGGACGAGCCGGCCCGGGCCCGCCCCACCGCGCCGGATGCGTCATCCGCAGGTCGTCGCGGGGGCCACGGAGCCCCGTCGGCGACGACGACACCGTAAGGGGAGTGGGAGCGTGCGGCTGGCGGGATCCGGGGGCGGCAGGCTGCGCATCGGCATCGTCTGCCCGTACTCGTTCGACGTACCGGGCGGGGTGCAGAACCACGTCATGGACCTCGCCGAGGCGCTGATCGGGCTGGGGCACGAGGTCAGCGTGCTCGCCCCGGCCGACGACGACTCGCCGCTGCCGCCGTACGTGGTGCCGGCCGGCCGGTCGGTGCCGTTCCCGTACAACGGTTCGGTGGCCCGGATCACGTTCGGCCCGGTCTCGACCGCCCGGGTACGGCGTTGGCTGGCCCGGGGTGAGTTCGACATCCTGCACGTCCACGAGCCGTTCGTCCTGAGCGTGTCGCTGCTGGCGGTCCTGTCGGCGCGCGGGCCGGTGGTGGCGACGTTCCACACCGCGATGACCCGGTCCCGGGCGCTGGCCGCGGCGCAGGGGATGTTGCAGCTGGTCCTGGAGCGGATCACGGCCCGGATCGCGGTGAGCGAGCTGGCCCGCAAGGTGCAGGTCGAGCACCTGGGCGGCGGCGCCGTCGAGATCCCGAACGGGGTGGCGGTGGCGAAGTTCGCCGGGGTGGATCCGCTGCCGGGCTGGCCCGGCCCCTGCGGCGTCGGATCCGGCGGCACGCTGGGGTTCCTGGGCCGGTTCACCGAGCCCCGCAAGGGCTTCCCGGTGCTGCGGGACGCGTTCGTCTCGCTGGCCCGCCGCCGGCCCGGTCTGCGGCTGCTGGTGGCCGGCCCCGGCGACGCCGACGAACTCCTCGACGAGATCCCCGCCGACCTGCGTGACCAGGTCGTCTTCCTGGGCCTGGTCTCCGAGGCCGACAAGGCCCGGATGCTGCGCAGCGTCGACCTGTACGTGGCGCCGAACATCGGCGGCGAGTCGTTCGGCATGATCCTCACCGAGGCGATGGCGGCCGGTGCGGCGGTGGTGGCCAGCGACCTGGACGCCTTCCGCCGGGTGCTCGACGGCGGCCGGGCCGGCCGGCTGTTCCCGACCGGTGACCCGGACGCGCTCGCCGGCGCGATGGCCGACCTGCTCGACGACCCGGACGGCCGGGCCGTGCTGGCGGAGTGCGCGCAGCAGGTCGCGGCGACCTTCGACTGGCCGGTCGTCGCGCGGCGGGTGCTGGAGGTCTACGCGACCGCGATCGAGGCGACGGACGGCCGGGTGATGCACGAGGAGTGGGCGGGCTGACGGCGGACGGGCCGTCGCCGGGTACCCGGTCGGCCGTACGATGCCGGGATGCGGTGGGTGATCGGTGGCGTCGTCGCCGTGGTGCTGATCTCGGTTTACCTGACCTGGACGGCGGCCCGCGTCGAGCGGTTGCAGCTGCGGGTGGTGGCGGCGACCCGGGCACTGGAGGCGCACCTGTTGCGCCGGGCGGCGGCCGCGGCGGTGCTCGACGACGAGCGCTACCCGTTCGAGGTGTACGCGGCGGCGCGGATCGCGCTGGACGCCTCCGACGAGGACCGCGAGGTGGCCGAGAACGACCTGACCCGCCAGTTGCGGGCCACGACGCTGCCGGACGAGGATCCGCAGGCACAGGCCGTGATCGTCGCGAGCCGGCGGCTCGCGGTGGCCCGTCAGGTGCACACCGACCTGGTACGCGACGCACTGGCGGTCCGCCGCCGGCCGATCGTCCGGTTGCTGCGGATGGGTCGCCGGCACCAGCTGCCGGCGTACTTCGACATCGACGACCCGACCATCAACGCCCCCACCGACCTTCCGGTGTCCTGACCGGGACTCCCCGGCCCGGCTCCGGGCGGTGAGGCGGACCACAGAGCAGGCCACCGGGGGGTCGATTGGCTGTCGGTCGGCACCCGCTGCCGGCGTAACATCGCAGCCGGTTCACTGTTGGGTAACAATCCGCCACCGTCGTGTCGAGGAGCCGAACGCCGTGTCCGAGTCCGCTGCCCCCACCAGCAACACCCCCGCCGTCACCGGCACCGCCCGCGTCAAGCGGGGTATGGCCGAGATGCTCAAGGGCGGCGTGATCATGGATGTGGTCACCCCCGAACAGGCGAAGATCGCCGAGGACGCCGGCGCGGTCGCGGTCATGGCGCTGGAGCGCGTACCGGCCGACATCCGCGCCCAGGGCGGCGTGTCCCGGATGAGCGACCCGGACATGATCGACGGCATCATCGACGCCGTCTCGATCCCGGTGATGGCCAAGGCCCGCATCGGCCACTTCGTCGAGGCGCAGGTGCTGCAGGCGCTCGGCGTCGACTACGTCGACGAGTCCGAGGTGCTCACCCCGGCCGACTACGCCAACCACATCGACAAGTGGGCGTTCACCGTGCCGTTCGTCTGCGGCGCCACCAACCTGGGCGAGGCGCTGCGCCGGATCACCGAGGGTGCGGCGATGATCCGCTCCAAGGGTGAGGCCGGCACCGGCGACGTCTCCAACGCCACCACCCACATGCGCAGGATCGGTGGCGAGATCCGCCGGCTCACCTCGCTGTCGCCCGACGAGCTGTACGTCGCGGCGAAGGAGCTGCAGGCACCGTACGACCTGGTCAAGGAGGTCGCCGAGACCGGCAAGCTGCCGGTGGTGCTGTTCACCGCGGGCGGCATCGCGACCCCGGCCGACGCGGCGATGATGATGCAGCTCGGTGCCGAGGGTGTCTTCGTCGGCTCCGGCATCTTCAAGTCCGGCAACCCGGCGCAGCGGGCCGCCGCCATCGTCAAGGCGACCACCTTCCACGACGACCCGGACGTGCTCGCCAAGGTGTCTCGCGGGCTGGGCGAGGCGATGGTGGGCATCAACGTCGACGACATCCCGGTGCCGCACCGGCTCGCGGAGCGCGGCTGGTGACCGGCGGCCCCAGGATCGGCGTACTGGCGCTCCAGGGCGACGTGCGTGAACACGTCCGGGCGCTGACCGAGGCCGGCGCCACCGCCGGTCCGGTACGCCGCCAGCACGAACTCGACGCCGTCGACGCGCTGGTGGTCCCCGGCGGGGAGTCGACCACGATGAGCAAGCTGGCCGTCGAGTTCGACCTGCTCGACCCGGTCCGCAAGCGGGTCGCGGACGGCATGCCGGTCTACGGCTCCTGCGCCGGCATGATCATGTTGGCGACCACGGTGCTCGACGGCCGGCCCGACCAGCGCGGCTTCGACGGCATCGAGATGACCGTCCGGCGCAACGCCTTCGGCCGGCAGGTCGACTCCTTCGAGGGGCCGGTCGAGATCGCGGGCATCGACGGCGACCCGTTCCACGCCGTGTTCATCCGCGCCCCGTGGGTCGAGTCGGTGGGGGCCGGGGTCGAGGTGCTGGGCCGGGTGGCCGACGGCAGCCCGCAGGGGCGGATCGTGGCGGTCCGGCAGGGGCCGCTGCTGGCCACGTCGTTCCACCCCGAGCTGACCGGCGACCTGCGCGTACACCGCTTCTTCGTCGACCTGGTCCGGGCCCGCCCCTGACCGCCCGCCGCCCCGCCCCTTCTCCGCGATCTTGCAGATGTCTCCTCCCTTCGTCCTGGTTTGCCGGGCGACAAGTGCAAGATCGCGGGGGTGTGGGGCGGGCCCGCCGGGTGCGGCGCCGGTAGGATTGGCGCGATTCGGCAGCGGCAGGCCGCTCGCAGCGGTTGGCGACCCCGACCCCAGGGGGTTCGCCCGCGGCGGTTCGCCCGGAGTTGGCGCGCGACGGTGGCTGGCGCGGTGGGTTGGGGTATCGACGGAGGGTCACGTATGTCCGGTCACTCAAAGTGGGCCACGACCAAGCACAAGAAGGCGGTCATCGACGCCAAGCGCGGCAAGATGTTCGCCAAGCTCATCAAGAACGTCGAGGTCGCGGCCCGGACCGGCGGCGGTGACCCGGCCGGCAACCCCACCCTGTTCGACGCCATTCAGAAGGCCAAGAAGAACTCG is a window from the Polymorphospora rubra genome containing:
- a CDS encoding HIT family protein — its product is MTYISGQDRPEGGYEQPAGCPFCRAPAQTGDDSLVVARGESVFVVLNLYPYNPGHLLVCPYRHVADYTDLDPAETGELAVYTQTAMRVIRQVSSAHGFNLGMNQGGVAGAGIAAHLHQHVVPRWGGDANFMPVVARTKVLPQLLTDTRDLLAAAWPTTPPR
- the pgsA gene encoding phosphatidylinositol phosphate synthase → MAKIFQVTARAGMTRVIEPIARTLLRWGVTPNAVTVTGTAGVLVGALGFGARGHLVAGALIVTVFALTDLLDGTMARMRGGSTRFGAFLDSSMDRVADGAVFGAVAYWLATQNDHWGVVAALICLVGGGLVSYVKARAEGLGLTANVGIAERTERLIIVGIGGLLSGLVVPWGLTAALWFLAALSLFTAGQRIVHVYRQARLADEGADVSG
- a CDS encoding glycosyltransferase family 4 protein produces the protein MRIGIVCPYSFDVPGGVQNHVMDLAEALIGLGHEVSVLAPADDDSPLPPYVVPAGRSVPFPYNGSVARITFGPVSTARVRRWLARGEFDILHVHEPFVLSVSLLAVLSARGPVVATFHTAMTRSRALAAAQGMLQLVLERITARIAVSELARKVQVEHLGGGAVEIPNGVAVAKFAGVDPLPGWPGPCGVGSGGTLGFLGRFTEPRKGFPVLRDAFVSLARRRPGLRLLVAGPGDADELLDEIPADLRDQVVFLGLVSEADKARMLRSVDLYVAPNIGGESFGMILTEAMAAGAAVVASDLDAFRRVLDGGRAGRLFPTGDPDALAGAMADLLDDPDGRAVLAECAQQVAATFDWPVVARRVLEVYATAIEATDGRVMHEEWAG
- the pdxS gene encoding pyridoxal 5'-phosphate synthase lyase subunit PdxS, whose amino-acid sequence is MSESAAPTSNTPAVTGTARVKRGMAEMLKGGVIMDVVTPEQAKIAEDAGAVAVMALERVPADIRAQGGVSRMSDPDMIDGIIDAVSIPVMAKARIGHFVEAQVLQALGVDYVDESEVLTPADYANHIDKWAFTVPFVCGATNLGEALRRITEGAAMIRSKGEAGTGDVSNATTHMRRIGGEIRRLTSLSPDELYVAAKELQAPYDLVKEVAETGKLPVVLFTAGGIATPADAAMMMQLGAEGVFVGSGIFKSGNPAQRAAAIVKATTFHDDPDVLAKVSRGLGEAMVGINVDDIPVPHRLAERGW
- the pdxT gene encoding pyridoxal 5'-phosphate synthase glutaminase subunit PdxT, producing MTGGPRIGVLALQGDVREHVRALTEAGATAGPVRRQHELDAVDALVVPGGESTTMSKLAVEFDLLDPVRKRVADGMPVYGSCAGMIMLATTVLDGRPDQRGFDGIEMTVRRNAFGRQVDSFEGPVEIAGIDGDPFHAVFIRAPWVESVGAGVEVLGRVADGSPQGRIVAVRQGPLLATSFHPELTGDLRVHRFFVDLVRARP